The Thermoclostridium stercorarium subsp. stercorarium DSM 8532 genome contains a region encoding:
- a CDS encoding helix-turn-helix domain-containing protein — MSFQKALFNALNTNPLLKKSIFGRKNLISVTVPAKIAENLAYVQAYGNISATYPYYYEITQLDSFCLICTHDGEGLLKVSCGEYIMKKNTIAFIDCGLRHRVEIRKSPWNYKILFISGPPVRFFYNSLVHDGGNLQCFLPGSSIPDKIERLYDFLFASPDEPIIHSKFISDILFEMLLEKNRMHDENSAVADCIYKIKHDFDCRYTENITLEYLERKYHISRYHICREFIKRFHISPIKYLNHRKIEAAKEALLNTDKKIVEIGRMVGFENPNNFIRNFKKCTGITPLEYRRQFFCENTELEPEGES, encoded by the coding sequence ATGAGCTTTCAAAAAGCTTTGTTCAATGCTCTGAATACCAACCCTCTGCTGAAGAAATCAATTTTCGGAAGAAAAAATCTCATTTCAGTTACCGTTCCTGCGAAAATTGCTGAAAATCTTGCCTATGTTCAGGCCTATGGAAATATCTCCGCCACATACCCGTATTATTATGAAATAACCCAACTGGACTCATTCTGTTTAATCTGCACCCACGACGGAGAGGGGCTGCTGAAAGTCAGCTGCGGCGAATATATAATGAAAAAGAATACAATAGCTTTTATAGACTGCGGTCTCAGGCACAGGGTGGAAATAAGGAAGTCTCCGTGGAATTACAAAATACTTTTCATTTCAGGACCACCTGTCCGGTTTTTTTACAACAGCCTTGTGCATGACGGCGGGAATCTGCAATGTTTTCTTCCCGGCTCGTCAATTCCCGATAAAATTGAGCGTTTGTATGATTTTTTGTTTGCTTCGCCTGATGAGCCGATTATCCATTCCAAATTCATCAGTGACATTCTCTTTGAAATGCTTCTGGAAAAAAACCGTATGCATGACGAAAATTCGGCCGTAGCCGACTGTATATATAAAATAAAGCATGATTTTGACTGCAGGTATACGGAAAACATTACACTGGAATATCTCGAGCGGAAATACCATATCAGCAGATACCACATCTGCAGGGAATTTATTAAACGGTTTCACATCTCCCCGATAAAATATCTTAATCACAGAAAGATAGAAGCCGCAAAAGAGGCACTTCTGAACACCGATAAAAAAATTGTAGAGATTGGGAGGATGGTCGGATTTGAAAATCCAAACAATTTTATAAGGAACTTCAAAAAGTGCACTGGAATTACACCGCTGGAATATCGAAGGCAATTTTTCTGTGAAAATACGGAATTGGAACCGGAAGGAGAGAGTTAA
- a CDS encoding S8 family serine peptidase, which translates to MARKGRKLLAAVCIAVFLSGTMSFASNRNYPAVKQNVQQAAQNEFYAANATSHHVADSHSVVPGKLVVKFKSGNAAAQKKALQNLGTGIVKSFETAAAGNVMLVSISDNANLDEAIEVISKQPNVEFVEPLYIVKAFGPENSITVAEAAYETVTDAVYGPDDPYYIKKWQWGLQAINVTDIWERVPVEKRKNVTIAVVDTGVDLEHPDLKDSIVAGYDFINQDNVPDDDNGHGTHVAGIAAAITNNGIGIAGVAGGAKIMPVKVLSAEGYGSSLDVYLGIMYAADHGADVINLSLGSDAPSLLINEAVKYALARDVVVVAATGNEYSDTVSYPAGFDGVIGVGAVDWNYPNGFIRADFSNYGEGTDIVAPGVDILSTYPEELDIADGNQDGYTILDGTSMATPFVAGMAALLRAEHPEWSYEEIQKALQENAYDIYQKGPDKYTGAGVVNGSTGKITVPEIIEFPNVALSVSRTLDNPYSFKNNKFNIKVEVQKAKGFVDETFNGTVSVIPNLYLSSPVSGYLSDYENTDSNQSILLKSPNAQGTSDQTIEIEITNGTGTATYTSKSGTYYFTVASDIFFSGFIGLRNPYIYPVLTEDVNISGNIRLNKPINKDLKVYIYALNELYSQLLQLRYAEPVEITIPANTQNVSYTVPLPQDINYKIYYAIQTDNDVFHNYGFYKTPDTTTTDADDYTPIDLTAGSKAGIDLNIGVVEDLDDDVSDNREGATELSHEELLSGVLFRLEYKGDRDYFKFNIEKDGKYTFYTSGFTSSLSPKITVYDLSGNIITSGVIFAHSEYPAGTYYIKVEDKTGLNTGVYRLKYEIAGSKDDDIEDSEPVVVEFEDEKLADAIRRLLGKTVSEAVYEDEVESVQYLDLSGLNISSVKGLEHFKMLETLDISNNNVKDLSPVAGLRYLAELDAGNNRIAALPEDLSGLYSLYHLNLRNNEITDISPLATLPSEIESLFLQNNKIADISALSGLDTLKLLYLNGNPVTDYSPVTPYYLKLRDKDFFLPSAENVTISGNKNVGSVLTGSYKYVNVNGHEEKGTTFRWLRSNTRDGEYVAIPGAVSNTYRLTQSDAGKYIKFEVTPRADGVPSVGVAVTSEAFGPISGSSGTGGSGSGSGSGSGSGSHSGSGSVRVTPKPTQAPDNETPAKEITADQNGRKVLTVDATALQLSWDTAPAIDAMSDSDVNAVEIKLSAGIFRDSLRYNQPFSVVLNNGTLKFPPGTVNIPEKAENAVLKVNYFIEVPDDLKPAGTVAASLVYDFRLAVDGNTVSAFEKPVSVTLPLVLVKNPDKTGVYCISEEDASWEFMGGKVNNDRTITFSTPHFSKFQAMESTKTFSDIQNHWAKEDIEIMAARHVTNGTGDNKFSPDVNITRAEFAALIVRALNIPRQAVENRFIDIKDQWFADAVLRANAAGIVRGDANGYYLPDSMITREEMAAIIVRAYSYYSGKSVDKIITTQEIRFKDMDTASEWARKSVTVADALGLMNGMPDKTFRPKSYATRAEAVAVVKRLMKLLDIF; encoded by the coding sequence TTGGCAAGAAAAGGAAGAAAACTCCTTGCGGCAGTTTGCATTGCTGTTTTTCTGTCAGGCACAATGTCATTTGCTTCAAACCGAAATTACCCTGCGGTAAAACAGAACGTCCAGCAGGCGGCACAAAATGAATTCTACGCCGCAAATGCCACGTCACACCACGTTGCGGACAGCCATTCAGTTGTGCCCGGAAAACTGGTGGTAAAGTTCAAAAGCGGTAATGCCGCCGCACAAAAAAAGGCATTGCAAAACCTTGGAACCGGAATTGTAAAGTCGTTTGAAACTGCCGCCGCAGGCAACGTAATGCTTGTCAGCATTTCAGACAACGCAAATCTTGATGAGGCAATCGAAGTAATCAGCAAGCAACCGAATGTTGAGTTTGTTGAACCGCTTTACATTGTCAAGGCTTTTGGCCCTGAAAACTCCATTACCGTAGCCGAAGCCGCATATGAAACGGTTACGGATGCAGTTTACGGCCCTGACGATCCATATTACATAAAAAAATGGCAATGGGGTCTTCAGGCAATCAACGTAACCGATATTTGGGAAAGGGTACCCGTGGAAAAAAGAAAAAATGTAACCATCGCCGTTGTTGACACCGGTGTTGATCTTGAGCATCCCGATTTGAAAGACAGCATTGTCGCAGGATATGACTTTATAAACCAAGACAACGTTCCAGACGATGATAACGGTCACGGAACCCATGTCGCAGGTATTGCCGCTGCAATTACAAACAACGGCATCGGTATTGCCGGTGTGGCAGGCGGGGCAAAGATAATGCCGGTAAAAGTTTTAAGTGCCGAAGGATACGGGTCCAGCCTTGATGTTTATCTGGGAATTATGTATGCCGCAGACCACGGCGCCGATGTCATTAACCTCAGTTTAGGATCGGATGCGCCGAGCCTGTTAATCAATGAAGCAGTGAAATATGCCCTGGCCCGCGACGTTGTTGTGGTTGCGGCGACAGGTAACGAATATTCGGATACCGTCAGCTATCCCGCAGGTTTTGACGGCGTTATCGGCGTCGGAGCCGTAGACTGGAATTATCCAAATGGATTTATTCGCGCGGATTTCTCAAACTATGGCGAAGGCACAGATATTGTCGCTCCGGGTGTTGATATTTTAAGCACGTATCCCGAAGAACTGGATATCGCTGACGGAAATCAGGACGGTTACACCATTCTGGACGGCACTTCAATGGCCACCCCGTTTGTTGCGGGCATGGCTGCGCTGTTGCGAGCCGAACATCCCGAATGGTCCTATGAAGAAATTCAGAAAGCCCTTCAGGAAAATGCTTATGACATATATCAGAAAGGACCGGACAAGTACACCGGCGCAGGTGTCGTCAACGGCAGTACCGGTAAAATCACCGTTCCCGAAATAATTGAATTTCCTAATGTTGCGCTTAGCGTATCCAGGACGTTAGACAATCCCTACAGTTTTAAAAATAATAAATTCAATATTAAAGTGGAAGTGCAGAAAGCAAAAGGATTTGTCGACGAAACCTTCAACGGCACCGTCAGTGTCATTCCCAATCTTTATCTCAGCAGTCCGGTAAGCGGTTATTTGTCAGATTACGAAAATACCGACAGTAATCAGTCCATACTGCTTAAATCCCCCAATGCACAGGGTACTTCCGACCAAACCATTGAAATTGAGATTACAAACGGTACCGGAACGGCTACTTACACCAGCAAATCAGGCACATATTACTTTACCGTCGCATCCGACATTTTTTTCAGCGGTTTTATAGGACTTAGAAATCCATATATATATCCGGTTTTAACCGAAGACGTAAACATCTCCGGAAACATCAGGTTGAATAAGCCTATAAATAAAGATTTGAAAGTATATATTTATGCATTGAATGAACTTTATTCACAATTGCTTCAGTTAAGATATGCAGAACCGGTGGAAATAACCATCCCGGCAAATACACAAAATGTTTCCTATACCGTACCTCTGCCACAGGATATTAACTACAAAATCTACTACGCAATTCAAACAGACAATGATGTTTTCCATAACTACGGTTTTTACAAAACGCCGGACACTACAACCACCGACGCGGATGACTATACGCCAATAGACCTGACTGCCGGAAGCAAAGCGGGTATTGACCTTAACATCGGTGTGGTGGAGGACCTGGATGACGATGTAAGCGACAACCGTGAAGGAGCAACGGAATTATCCCATGAAGAACTTCTTTCCGGCGTATTATTTAGGCTTGAGTACAAAGGCGACCGCGATTACTTCAAATTCAACATTGAAAAAGACGGAAAATACACTTTCTACACTTCCGGTTTTACTTCAAGCCTGAGTCCCAAAATAACGGTTTACGATTTATCGGGGAACATAATAACTTCCGGCGTTATATTCGCACATTCGGAATATCCCGCAGGAACGTACTACATCAAAGTTGAGGATAAAACCGGCCTTAATACCGGAGTCTACCGGCTGAAGTATGAAATTGCAGGCAGTAAAGATGATGATATTGAAGATTCTGAGCCTGTGGTAGTTGAATTTGAAGACGAAAAACTTGCTGACGCCATCCGCAGACTTTTGGGAAAAACAGTTTCGGAAGCTGTTTACGAAGATGAGGTGGAATCTGTTCAGTATCTCGATTTAAGCGGCCTGAACATCTCATCGGTTAAAGGGCTGGAACACTTCAAAATGCTTGAAACACTTGACATATCCAACAACAATGTAAAAGACCTGAGTCCCGTAGCCGGCCTCAGGTATCTGGCCGAGCTGGACGCCGGCAATAACAGGATTGCCGCGCTTCCGGAGGATTTAAGCGGGTTATACAGTCTGTATCATCTTAACCTCAGAAACAATGAAATTACCGACATCTCGCCGCTGGCCACACTGCCTTCCGAGATTGAGTCACTGTTCCTACAGAATAACAAAATTGCCGACATAAGTGCGTTGTCAGGCCTTGACACGCTTAAACTTCTTTACCTCAACGGAAATCCCGTAACAGATTACTCACCTGTCACACCATATTACCTTAAACTCAGGGACAAGGACTTTTTCCTGCCGTCCGCCGAGAATGTGACTATATCCGGCAATAAAAATGTCGGCAGTGTACTGACGGGCTCGTACAAATATGTTAATGTTAACGGTCACGAAGAAAAGGGCACTACATTCAGATGGCTGAGATCAAATACCAGGGACGGTGAATATGTAGCCATTCCGGGTGCTGTTTCAAATACATACAGGCTCACTCAAAGCGACGCAGGCAAATATATCAAGTTTGAAGTCACTCCCCGCGCGGACGGAGTTCCTTCGGTGGGCGTTGCGGTAACCAGTGAGGCATTCGGACCGATATCAGGCTCATCCGGCACAGGCGGCAGTGGTTCTGGCTCTGGCTCGGGTTCGGGTTCAGGTTCCCATTCCGGTTCCGGTTCAGTTAGGGTTACCCCCAAACCAACACAGGCGCCTGACAATGAAACCCCCGCCAAGGAAATAACCGCCGATCAAAACGGCCGGAAAGTCCTTACCGTGGACGCGACAGCGCTGCAACTGTCGTGGGATACCGCTCCGGCTATAGATGCCATGTCGGATTCCGACGTCAACGCGGTGGAAATCAAACTTTCAGCCGGCATATTCAGAGATTCGCTCAGGTATAATCAGCCTTTCAGCGTCGTACTGAACAACGGGACACTCAAATTCCCGCCCGGAACGGTAAACATTCCGGAAAAGGCTGAAAATGCTGTACTTAAAGTAAATTACTTTATAGAAGTGCCTGACGATTTAAAACCCGCCGGAACAGTAGCCGCTTCGCTGGTATACGATTTCCGGCTGGCAGTGGACGGTAATACCGTTTCTGCATTTGAAAAACCCGTGTCGGTCACATTACCCCTGGTACTTGTAAAAAATCCCGATAAAACCGGTGTTTACTGCATAAGCGAAGAAGACGCCAGCTGGGAATTCATGGGCGGAAAAGTAAACAATGACAGGACGATAACATTTTCAACACCTCATTTTTCCAAATTCCAGGCGATGGAATCCACAAAGACCTTCAGCGACATACAGAACCACTGGGCCAAAGAAGACATTGAAATCATGGCCGCAAGGCATGTAACTAATGGTACCGGCGACAATAAGTTCAGCCCTGACGTGAACATTACAAGGGCGGAATTTGCCGCATTGATTGTAAGGGCGCTGAATATTCCCAGGCAGGCTGTGGAAAATCGGTTCATCGACATAAAAGACCAGTGGTTTGCCGATGCGGTGCTGCGTGCCAACGCTGCCGGAATTGTCCGGGGCGACGCAAACGGCTATTACCTGCCGGACAGCATGATCACAAGGGAAGAAATGGCCGCGATCATAGTACGCGCCTACAGTTACTACAGTGGTAAGAGCGTGGACAAAATTATAACCACACAGGAAATAAGGTTCAAAGATATGGATACAGCTTCGGAATGGGCAAGAAAATCCGTTACTGTTGCCGATGCCCTCGGACTGATGAACGGAATGCCCGATAAAACTTTCAGGCCGAAAAGTTATGCAACGAGAGCAGAAGCTGTAGCGGTGGTAAAACGTCTTATGAAACTCCTTGACATTTTCTAA